A part of Salvelinus alpinus chromosome 5, SLU_Salpinus.1, whole genome shotgun sequence genomic DNA contains:
- the tcn2 gene encoding transcobalamin-2 isoform X2, producing MYALYIVSGLLALVASKPCDPIGSEHSELLLSLNKKLLRSLEEEETSPNPSVYLALRLSTHHNLGKESENLNALKTDLHNDIESSLANSQPVVGLLALYTLALKASCYDLNTLTFTVNQRSETLLTHLKRQMALEKEHITFSHRPLTNYYQYSLGVLALCVSGVRVNSHVSKKLVGAVDHGHIKHGDSDCIDTFAMAGMALQCLKESDTQVQDAALDKALGVIKQKLLDSRRADGHMGNEFSTGLAVQALLAMGSQVQECSTSMEAMRSDVRKGTYRNPMAMSQILPALQQKTYLQVKGKQCRNEDDSLVLEARQPVMVLQSNTKVALKLEVVKSHGALDVYSVDVPTGTSLVYALELLQKKNIGFTFEKETSLWGPFLSVVNGERARQTDRRYWRLSSDGNALSQGIKDFKIETAQKITLENTSY from the exons ACCCTATAGGATCGGAACATAGTGAGCTGCTCCTCTCACTCAATAAGAAGCTGCTGCGTTctctggaggaggaggaaacatcCCCTAATCCGAGTGTGTACCTGGCCCTGCGTCTGTCCACTCACCACAACCTTGGCAAGGAGAGTGAAAACCTGAATGCACTCAAAACAGATTTACACAATGACATTGAGAG CTCTCTGGCTAATAGCCAGCCAGTGGTGGGTCTCCTGGCCCTTTACACTCTGGCCCTGAAGGCCTCCTGCTATGATCTCAACACCCTGACCTTCACCGTCAACCAGAGGAGCGAGACCCTGCTGACTCATCTCAAGAGACAGATGGCACTGGAGAAAGAGCACATCACCT tcaGTCACCGTCCTCTGACAAATTACTACCAGTACTCTCTAGGCGTGCTGGCACTGTGTGTGAGTGGCGTTAGAGTCAACTCTCACGTGAGCAAGAAGCTCGTCGGGGCTGTAGACCATGGACATATCAAACACGGAGACTCCGATTGCATCG ACACGTTTGCCATGGCTGGAATGGCCCTACAGTGCCTGAAGGAGTCTGACACTCAGGTGCAGGATGCAGCTCTTGACAAGGCCCTGGGCGTCATCAAGCAGAAGCTACTGGACTCCCGGCGGGCTGATGGTCACATGGGAAATGAGTTCAGCACAGGCCTGGCAGTGCAG GCCCTGCTGGCTATGGGCAGCCAGGTGCAGGAGTGTTCTACCTCAATGGAAGCCATGAGGTCAGATGTGAGGAAGGGAACATATCGCAACCCCATGGCCATGTCCCAAATTCTGCCTGCCCTCCAGCAAAAGACCTATCTGCAAGTCAAGGGAAAGCAGTGCCGCAATGAGGATG ACAGCCTGGTCCTGGAAGCCAGACAGCCAGTGATGGTGTTACAGAGCAATACCAAAGTAGCCCTCAAGTTGGAGGTGGTCAAATCACATGGGGCTCTTGATGTCTATTCTGTTGACGTGCCAACGGGCACCTCGTTGGTTTATGCCCTTGAACTCCTTCAAAAGAAGAACATTGGCTTCAC GTTTGAGAAGGAGACCAGCCTGTGGGGACCCTTCCTGAGTGTGGTGAATGGGGAACGGGCTCGACAGACCGACCGTAGATACTGGCGCCTCTCCTCAGACGGCAACGCTCTCAGCCAGG GTATCAAAGACTTCAAGATTGAGACGGCTCAAAAGATCACCCTCGAAAACACCAGCTACTGA
- the tcn2 gene encoding transcobalamin-2 isoform X1, with product MYALYIVSGLLALVASKPCDPIGSEHSELLLSLNKKLLRSLEEEETSPNPSVYLALRLSTHHNLGKESENLNALKTDLHNDIESSLANSQPVVGLLALYTLALKASCYDLNTLTFTVNQRSETLLTHLKRQMALEKEHITFSHRPLTNYYQYSLGVLALCVSGVRVNSHVSKKLVGAVDHGHIKHGDSDCIDTFAMAGMALQCLKESDTQVQDAALDKALGVIKQKLLDSRRADGHMGNEFSTGLAVQALLAMGSQVQECSTSMEAMRSDVRKGTYRNPMAMSQILPALQQKTYLQVKGKQCRNEDGNLVLEARQPVMVLQSNTKVALKLEVVKSHGALDVYSVDVPTGTSLVYALELLQKKNIGFTFEKETSLWGPFLSVVNGERARQTDRRYWRLSSDGNALSQGIKDFKIETAQKITLENTSY from the exons ACCCTATAGGATCGGAACATAGTGAGCTGCTCCTCTCACTCAATAAGAAGCTGCTGCGTTctctggaggaggaggaaacatcCCCTAATCCGAGTGTGTACCTGGCCCTGCGTCTGTCCACTCACCACAACCTTGGCAAGGAGAGTGAAAACCTGAATGCACTCAAAACAGATTTACACAATGACATTGAGAG CTCTCTGGCTAATAGCCAGCCAGTGGTGGGTCTCCTGGCCCTTTACACTCTGGCCCTGAAGGCCTCCTGCTATGATCTCAACACCCTGACCTTCACCGTCAACCAGAGGAGCGAGACCCTGCTGACTCATCTCAAGAGACAGATGGCACTGGAGAAAGAGCACATCACCT tcaGTCACCGTCCTCTGACAAATTACTACCAGTACTCTCTAGGCGTGCTGGCACTGTGTGTGAGTGGCGTTAGAGTCAACTCTCACGTGAGCAAGAAGCTCGTCGGGGCTGTAGACCATGGACATATCAAACACGGAGACTCCGATTGCATCG ACACGTTTGCCATGGCTGGAATGGCCCTACAGTGCCTGAAGGAGTCTGACACTCAGGTGCAGGATGCAGCTCTTGACAAGGCCCTGGGCGTCATCAAGCAGAAGCTACTGGACTCCCGGCGGGCTGATGGTCACATGGGAAATGAGTTCAGCACAGGCCTGGCAGTGCAG GCCCTGCTGGCTATGGGCAGCCAGGTGCAGGAGTGTTCTACCTCAATGGAAGCCATGAGGTCAGATGTGAGGAAGGGAACATATCGCAACCCCATGGCCATGTCCCAAATTCTGCCTGCCCTCCAGCAAAAGACCTATCTGCAAGTCAAGGGAAAGCAGTGCCGCAATGAGGATGGCAA CCTGGTCCTGGAAGCCAGACAGCCAGTGATGGTGTTACAGAGCAATACCAAAGTAGCCCTCAAGTTGGAGGTGGTCAAATCACATGGGGCTCTTGATGTCTATTCTGTTGACGTGCCAACGGGCACCTCGTTGGTTTATGCCCTTGAACTCCTTCAAAAGAAGAACATTGGCTTCAC GTTTGAGAAGGAGACCAGCCTGTGGGGACCCTTCCTGAGTGTGGTGAATGGGGAACGGGCTCGACAGACCGACCGTAGATACTGGCGCCTCTCCTCAGACGGCAACGCTCTCAGCCAGG GTATCAAAGACTTCAAGATTGAGACGGCTCAAAAGATCACCCTCGAAAACACCAGCTACTGA
- the LOC139576727 gene encoding nodal homolog 2-A-like — MVGLARLVFCALLVCFFRLGSSEKLLHHSRHYKSSPESSLGYLKSYYPHRYPFYMMQLYRSIKTAADNSPSPHDSDSVLSLIAKGCHQEGEKWTITFDMSSISASDDVQLSELRIRLPAFSTSKHVTLDIYHSRKQDCESDTELCSEERHLLGSFGASPSDTRSQWNVFNVTALLKYWLHQGDTVTQSQEAKVLVIEKEHESGAPDDGEGIDMAYIGHLMHRKRKVHHPTDQRVMMVVFSKHNLPRDGESAPTLIRTVEHSKYAILDQVSREAQGRRHKRNRMERVRMAGGFAANATGSAAEAVQRPLCRKIDMWVDFDQIGWNEWIVYPKRYNAFRCEGECPTPVDESFSPTNHAYMQSLLRLYHPDRVGCPSCVPTRLSPLSMLYYGDEDVVLRHHEDMIVEECGCH, encoded by the exons ATGGTAGGCTTGGCACGGCTCGTCTTTTGCGCGCTACTCGTCTGCTTTTTCAGGCTTGGCAGTTCGGAGAAACTGTTGCACCATTCCCGGCATTACAAGAGCTCACCCGAGTCCAGTTTAGGATATCTGAAATCGTACTATCCCCATAGGTACCCTTTCTACATGATGCAGCTGTACCGCTCCATCAAGACCGCAGCCGATAACAGCCCCTCTCCACACGATTCTGATTCAGTCCTCAGTCTGATAGCAAAAG GATGCCATCAAGAGGGTGAGAAATGGACCATCACTTTCGACATGTCCTCCATCTCTGCGAGTGACGACGTCCAGCTGTCAGAGCTTCGGATCAGACTACCAGCGTTCTCCACCTCCAAGCATGTCACATTAGACATTTATCACTCACGAAAGCAGGACTGCGAGTCTGACACTGAACTGTGCAGCGAGGAGCGCCATCTCTTGGGCAGCTTTGGCGCATCGCCCAGTGACACCAGGTCTCAATGGAACGTGTTCAATGTGACAGCTCTGCTCAAATATTGGCTGCACCAGGGAGACACAGTGACGCAAAGCCAAGAAGCAAAAGTCCTTGTGATAGAGAAAGAACACGAGAGTGGGGCACCGGACGACGGAGAGGGAATTGACATGGCCTACATCGGGCATCTTATGCACAGGAAAAGGAAGGTTCACCATCCGACAGACCAACGGGTTATGATGGTTGTCTTCTCCAAGCACAACCTGCCCCGAGATGGCGAGAGCGCACCCACTCTCATCCGTACTGTGGAGCACTCCAAATACGCAATTTTGGACCAAGTCAGCCGTGAAGCTCAAGGGCGACGCCACAAGAGAAACCGAATGGAGAGAGTGCGGATGGCCGGTGGATTTGCAGCTAATGCTACTGGGTCAGCGGCTGAAGCCGTCCAACGCCCACTCTGTCGGAAGATTGACATGTGGGTAGATTTCGACCAGATCGGCTGGAACGAGTGGATTGTGTATCCAAAGCGCTACAACGCCTTCCGCTGCGAGGGCGAGTGCCCTACTCCGGTGGATGAATCCTTCAGTCCCACCAACCACGCATACATGCAA agcctGTTGAGACTGTACCATCCGGATCGCGTGGGTTGTCCGTCCTGCGTGCCCACGCGCCTCAGCCCGCTATCCATGCTGTACTACGGGGACGAAGACGTGGTGTTGCGGCATCACGAGGACATGATCGTGGAGGAGTGTGGCTGTCACTGA
- the LOC139576728 gene encoding eukaryotic translation initiation factor 4E-binding protein 2-like, which yields MSTGCQKTTTSKAIPTRRVTINDASHMPNDYSTTPGGTLFSTTPGGTRIIYDRKFLLECRSSPLARTPPCSLPNIPGVTSPPSKHINNVKAHNSEPLNNNITAPADKSTGDDAQFEMDI from the exons ATGTCTACGGGCTGTCAGAAGACCACTACTAGCAAGGCCATTCCGACCAGGCGGGTGACCATAAACGACGCCTCGCACATGCCCAACGACTACTCCACTACTCCCGGGGGAACTCTGTTCAGCACAACACCTGGag gtACAAGAATCATCTACGACCGGAAGTTCCTGCTGGAGTGCCGCAGTTCCCCGCTGGCCAGGACTCCACCGTGCTCTCTCCCCAACATTCCAGGGGTCACCAGCCCACCCTCCAAACACATCAACAATGTAAAGGCCCATAACAGTGAGCCACTGAACAACAACATCACTGCACCTGCTGACAAAAGCACTG GGGACGATGCACAGTTTGAAATGGACATCTAA